The Pyxidicoccus sp. MSG2 DNA segment CAAGATCAACTGCGCGGCCATCCCCGCCACGCTGCTGGAGAGCGAGCTGTTCGGCTACGAGCGCGGTGCCTTCACCGGCGCCGTCACCTCCAAGCCCGGCCGCTTCGAGCTGGCCGACGAGGGCACCCTCTTCCTGGACGAGATTGGCGAAATCCCGGTGGAGATGCAGGTGAAGCTGCTGCGCGCGCTGCAGGAAGGCGAGTTCGAGCGCGTGGGCGGCATCAAGACCACCCGCGTGGACGTGCGCCTCGTGGCGGCCACCAACCGCGACCTCCAGGCGGAAATCGAGGCGGGCCGCTTCCGGAAGGATTTGTACTACCGGCTGGCGGTGGTCCCCATCACCCTGCCCGCCCTGCGCGAGCGCCGCAGCGACATCCCCATGCTCGCGCGGCACTTCCTGGACAAATACAACCGGCGCCTCAACAAGAAGATCGAAGGCATCACCGACGACGCCATGGCCCTGCTCCAGGCCTATGCGTGGCCGGGCAACATCCGCGAACTGGAGAACCTCATCGAGCGCGTGCTGCTCTTCGCGGACGGCCCCTTCATCACCGGGAAGGACCTGCCGGAGCCGGTCCGCAGCGGAGCGGGCGTGCAGGCGGGCGCCGTGTCGTCCTCCTCCTCGCCGTCCATGGAGGTTCCCACGGGTGAGGTGGGCCTCAAGGACATCGTCCGCATGAAGGCGGCCGAGCTGGAGCGGGACCTCATCGTGAAGAAGCTGGATGAGACGGGCGGCAACGTCACGCGGGCTGCCCGCCTGCTTCAAATCAGCCGGAAGTCGCTGCAGACGAAGATGAAGGAATTCGGCCTGCGCGACACCACGCCCGATGGGCAGGACGACGGCTCCGACGAATAGCCTCCGCGCGGAGGCGGAATTCCTTCGCGCGCGCGTCGGTTTCGGGCCGGCCCACTCTTTTCAAACCCAGGGAGCTTGAATGCGGCCGAACCTTCCCACCCTCGGTGCCCCGCCGAAGCGCAGTCCACTCGGCTCGGTGGTAGCCGTGTCACTCATCCTCGGCGCGTCCGCCGGAGGCGTGTGGTGGTGGAAGCAGCGGATGGCAGGCGCCACGGAGCAGGCCGCCGCGGCCGCCCCCGTGGCCGCCACGGATGCGGGAGCCGTCGCCGCGGCACCCGTCGCCCCTCCGGCGCCCGTGGACCCGGTGAAGGCCGCCGGCTTCGAGCGCGCCTCGGTGCGCATCGACGGCCCGCTGGAGACGGCCCTCAACGGCGCCGCCGGCGCGGACGTGGGCCCCGCCCTGGCGCAGGTGGTGACGCGCACGCTGGTGTGGTGGGTGGAGGTGCCGGGTGAAATCCTCCGCGGCGACACGCTCGACGTGCTGTACCAGCGCCGCGAGAACGAGGAGCCCCTCGTGCACGCCGTGCGCTTCACCAGCGGCAAGCTGGGCAAGACGCTGAGCGCGTACCGCTTCCAGGGCGAGGGCGACAAGAATGCCCGCTACTACCTTTCCACCGGCGACGAGCTGGAGATGCGCCTGGAGAAGTCGCCCATCGACGACTACGAGCAGGTGACGTCCCTGCTGCGCGACGGCCGCCGCCACAAGGGCGTGGACTTCCGCGCCCCCGTGGGCACGCCCATCAAGGCGCCCTTCAACGGCGTCGTGAAGCGCAAGAACTGGAACTGGGGCAGCAACGGCAACTGCGTGGAACTGGTGGAGTCCGGCGGCCGCGGCCGGCGCGCCCTCTTCCTGCACCTGGACGAGCTGTCCAGGGACATCAAGCCCGGCGCCCGCTTCACCACGGGCCAGGTCATCGCGGCCAGCGGCAACACGGGCCACTCCTTCGCCCCCCACCTGCACTATCAGCTGATGACCCAGGATGACCGGGTGCTGGACCCCTTCGACCAGCACAAGACCTTCCGCCGCTCGCTGAATACGGCCAACAAATCGCTGTTCGAGTCCGAGGTGCGCCGGCTGGACGGACTCCTCGGGACCTCGGTGGCCGGGAAGTAATTGCCACCCGTTTCTTGACACTCCTCCGACGGCGCGGCTAGCTGGAAGCCCCCCGGGCCTTGCCGGAAGGCCCGGGTGATTCGCCGTCGGAGGTCGGATGCAAAGGCTTCGCGCCGTACTCGCCGCTGTCACCCTGGGCGCGCCGCTCGCCGCCAGCGCGGCGGACATCACCCGGATTGCTTCGTCCTTCGAGGACGACGACCCGTTCGACCTCTTCATCGACGTCGGCTTCGAGCGCACACAGACGCGCGCGAAGATCATCCGCGAGCAGCTCATCCCCGCGGGCTCGTCCGACGCCTCCAGCCGCATCGACGCCACGGAGCTCTGGTACAAGGGCGTGGATGCGCGGCTGAACCTGGAGCTGTCCTTCGGCCTGTACCGGGACCTGGAGTTCTCCTTCACGCTGCCGCTGGTGTTCCAGCAGAACGAGCGCTGGGACCGCACCTCCGACGCGACACCGGAGAACTCCACCATCACCAACAACTGCCTGAACGCGAACGGCTCGGTGATTCCGGGCTGCCTCGAGGGCACCACGGAGCCCGTGCCCCTCTTCGGCATCCCGCAGGAGAGCTTCCGCGGCGGCCTGGGCAACATGCGCTTCGGGCTGGCCTACGCCTTCTTCAAGCAGGAGAAGGACGCCACCAAGCCCACCTGGATTGTCGGCCTGGACTACGAGGCCCCCACCGCCAAGCAGCGCGACCCGAGCGTGAACACCACGAACCCGGACGAGCGCGGCAACATCGGCGACCGCGTCCACAAGTACCAGCTCTACACGTCCTTCTCGCGCCGCATGGGCGTGGCCGAGCCGTACTTCAAGGCCAGCTACACCATCCCCGTGCGTGGCCCGGGCATCTACTCCAACTGCGACCAGCGCAACGCGGACCCGCCGAACCTGGGCGCCCCGGAGAACTGCGGCACCGGCCCGTGGACGCGCAAGGAGACGGGCATCCACGCCCCCACGCAGGCAGGCATGCTCTTCGGCGTGGAGCTGGTCCCCTTCGAGAAGCCGCAGAAGTCCCAGAAGTTCGCCCTGGACGTGCGCACCATCGGCAACTACGTGGGCCGCGGCAGGTACTACAACGAGCTGAGCCAGGCGCTGGGCAAGCTCCTCACCTCGGAGGACTACTTCCAGGTGGGTGGCATGCTCGGCGTCAACGCCAGCGCGGCCGAGTCCTTCACCATCCGCGCCTCCGGCACGTTCCTCTACAACACCGACCACACCCTCACCGCCGAGGAGCTGGGGCAGGATTTGGACGGCAGCGGCTCGGTGGACGCGGAGCCGGGCTCCCCGGAGCTCAACCCGACGTTCGACTGGCGCTATGACCTGGTGTCCCGCCGCTTCCGCGCGGTGGAGAGCACCTCGTTCCGCTTCGACCTGAGCGCCACGTTCAGCTTCTAGCAGCACGGCCGGGACGGGGCTTCTTGAGCCCGTCCTCGCCTCCCCTCACCGCTTCAGCGACAGGCCCAGCCGGTAGACGTCCTGACCGGCCCAGCCCGCGCGGCGGGCCAGCTCGGTGCTCAGCGCCTTGAGCTTCTCGCCGCGCGACAGGCCCTCCTCGAGCGCCTTCTTCAGCTCCTCCTCGGACCAGCGGCGCTCGCCGGTGCGGCCCTCCACCAGCACCACCACCTCGCCCCGGGGCTCCTCCGCCGCGTAGCGCGCCGCCAATTCCGACAGCGTGCCCCGGGCGAACTCCTCGTGGAGCTTCGTCAGCTCGCGCGCCACGCAGGCGCGCCGGTCTCCCCAGGCGTCCAGCAGGTCCGGCAGCGTCTCACCCACGCGGCGCGGGGACTCGTAGAGCACCAGCGTGGCGGACAGGTTGGCCACCTCCTCGAGCATGGCGCGCCGCTCCGCGCCCTTGCGCGGGAGGAAGCCCAGGAAGTGGAAGCGCCCGGTGGGCAGCCCGGACGCGCTCAGCGCGGCCACCAGGGCCGTGGGGCCCGGAATGGGCACCACCGTGAGCCCGCGCTCCAGCGCCTCCGCCACCAGCCTCTCGCCGGGGTCGCTGATGGCCGGGCTGCCCGCGTCCGTCACCAGCGCGCAGTCGTCGCCCTCTGTGATTCGGTCCAGGATGCGCCCGGCGCGCTGCCCCTCCGCGAAGGCCGGCAGGCTCACCAGGTCCTTGCCGCCAATGCCGAAGTGGTCCAGCAGGACGCGCGAGTGCCGCGTGTCCTCACAGGCGATGAAGCGCACGTCGCGCAGCGTCTGCAGCGCGCGCGCCGTCACATCCCCCAGGTTCCCGATGGGCGTGGCCACCAGGTAGAGCGTTCCAGCCATGGCGGCGTCCTCTCACATGCCCGCGTCGAAGGCGCCGGGAATGTGCTCCACGGTGGCGCGCTCGCCGCGCCCCACCACCGAAATCACGTCGAAGCGCATCATCCGCTCGCCCAGCGAGTGGGCGAAGAGGTAGTGCAGCGCCGCCTTCACCACCCGACGCTGCTTGGCGAAGGACACGGTGTGCGCCGGGTCTCCCCACACGGCCGTGGAGCGCATCCGCACCTCCACGAAGCACACGACGTCTTCGCGCTCGGCCACCACGTCCAGCTCCCCGTAGCGGCACGTCCAGTTGCGCGCCAGCACCCGCCACCCCCGCGCCTCCAGGAAGCCCACCGCCGCTTCCTCGGCCGCATTCCCGTACTGCCGCCGCTCTCGCGGCTCCGCCCGTCCCATGCACCCTCCCCTTCGACGCCACCCACCCTTGCCGGTCCTCCTCCGAGGAGGCAACCCGGCGCGTCGGACTACACGTTAACGGTGCCGTCCGACATCTGCGCGAAGCCGGGGTGCCCGGTGACGTGCAGCACCTGCGTCAGCGTGCCCAGGTGCTTGAGCATGCGGGCGATGAGGGGCAGCTTCACCTCCTCCATGCCGGCGAAGACGTCCTCCAGCAGGAAGGGCCGCTTCACCCGGGCGCTCGCCTTCTCCACCACCGTCATCCGGAGCGCCAGGTAGTAGAGGTCCAGGTCCTTCGGCGGCAGCTCGCCCACGGGGATGCGCCTGCCGGAGGCCAGCGCGAAGGCCCGTCCCTCGCGGTCCCACTCGATGCCCTGGTAGCGCCGGTCCGTGAGCGCGGTGAGGTACTGGAGGCAGCGGTCCTTCAGCATCGCCTGCACGGACGACACGTCCGTGGTGAAGATGTCCGAGGCCTGCGAGAGCAGCACGGGGGACGGGTCCTCCAGCGCCTCCACCGGGGCCGGTGCGCCATCGGGACCTGGAGCCGCCGCCGGGCGCGGCGCCCTGGCCAGGGCGATGGACTCCTTCAGCCGCCCGAGCTCCCGCTCCACCTCGCGGATGTCGCGCACGTACGAGCCCTTCTGCGTCAGCTCCGCGTTGAGCGCCTCGAGCTCGTGCTTCAACTCCTGCCGCCGGGTGATGGCCGACACGTATTCCGGGTCCGCCTCCATGGTCGCCAGCTGTTCCTTCAGCTCCACCACGCGCGCGGCCAGCAGCTCCTTGCGCTCCAGCATGGGGGTGATTTCCTCCATCTCCTCCACGCCGAGCGCCTTCTGCGCCATGCGCAGCGGCGCGGCCTCGGCCTCGAACTCGTCGAGAATCTTCTTCTCGCGGGCCTCGAACCGGTTGTCCTTGCTGCCCTTCCGGGAGGCCTTCTGCAGCTCGTCCACGTGGCGCAGTGCCATGAAGGCGGCCACGCCGAAGGCGGGGATGTCCAGCAGGGCGACGTAGCGGAGCGTCTTGTCCACGCCGATGCCCAGCCCCACCCCCAGCGCGAGGAAGAGCACGCCCGCGCCGAGTCCCGCCCAGAAGGTGCGGTTCTCCTTCAGCGGCGCCACGGACGGAGGCACCACGTCCGCCTCCGTGTCCCGGTCCTGGTTGAGGCGGGCCAGGGCCTCGTCCCGCTTCGCCACCACCTTGGGGAAGCGCTGCACGCGGTTGCGGATGTCCTGCGGCAGCCCGAGCGACTCCGGGGTGGGCGCCGCCCGCCATGAGGCCTCGGCCTCGGCGATGGCCACCTTCAGCCCCTCGGTGCCCTTGAGGCGCTGGTCCGTCTGGAAGACCTCCGACGTCAGGCCGTCCACCTTGAACTGGAGCTGATCCACCTCGGTGGAGCCCACCAGCTCCTGCTCCAGCGCGCGCAGCTTCGCCTCGGCGGCGGGGATGTCCTCCGCGGGAGCCACCGTGGACGCCGACGCCAGCGAGGGGTACTTCCCGGACGCCTTGGGGTCCGGCTTCGCCGCGGCGGCGGCCTTGCGCGGGCGCCTCGAGGGGAGCTGCCCCGCCTGCAGGCAGTACACCTGCTCGAAGGTGGTGCGCGGAGGCAGGCCCACCTGGCCCCGGAGGAACTGGCCAATCTCCGACGTATCCGACGTCACCAGCTCCGCCTGCTGCGTGGCCTTGTTCATCCGGTGCAACGTCCCGGAGCCACCCAGCTCGCGCAGCACGCGGTACGTCACGCCGTCCACGCCGACGAAGGTGAGGGCCGCCTTGCCCGTCTTCGCGCCCGGCGTCAGGAAGCTGGCGTCACCGCCGCGCCCGTCGGCGAAGAGCAGCGCGAGCGACAGGCCCGCGAGGGGACTCACCTCGGCCGTGGGCGGCTTGAGGACGAGGTACCCGGCTTTGAGCGCAAAGCGCCCCGCGGGAGAGAAGCCCCGGACATTCTGGACGGCGACCTCGGCGAATTGCATGGCCCGCGCATGTTAGCGCGAATGAAAAAAGGAGCGTCCGGGATCGGACGCTCCTTTTCATGACAGCCCCAGTGCCCTTCCGGGCAGGCAGGCGATCAGGCCTTCGCGGCGGCCTTCTTGGAAGGCGTCGGCGTCGGCTCCTCCTGCACGTCCACGCGGGCGGCCTTGCCCTTGAGGTCGCGGAGGTAGAACAGGCGGCTGCGATTCACATCGCCGCGCGAGAGGACCTCGATGCGCTCGTAGCGGGGGCTGTGCAGCGGGAAGATGCGCTCCACGCCGACGCCGAAGGACATCTTGCGCACGGCGAAGGTGGCGCGGTGGGCACGGCCGCTCAGCCGGATGACGACGCCCTCGAAGGCCTGCACGCGCTCCTTGTCGCCCTCCTTGACCTTCCAGTGGACGCGCACGGAGTCACCAGGACGGAAAGCGGTGACGTCCTGGCGCAGGAACTTGGCCTCGACGTGCTGAATGGCGGCGTTACGCATGACGGACTCCGGAAAATCGGAAACTTACGCGCGGGGCGCGTGAAAGAGCGGCCGTACTACCAGAGAGAGCGGTGTCGGACAAGCCCGCTTTGAGCCAACCCGCTGGGAACGCTCAGGGTTACAGGTCTTCCTCCCGACGAGCCAGCAATTTCTGGTCGGCGGCCGAGAGCTGCAGGCGGGCGAACAGGTCCGGCCGGCGCTCCCGGGTGAGGATCAGCGACTTCCAACGGCGCCAGCGGGCGATGCGCGCATGGTCTCCGGACTGGAGGACGGCGGGCACCTCGGCGCCCCGGAAGACGGGCGGGCGGGTGTACTGGGGGTGCTCCAGCAACCCTTCCTCGAAGCTCTCCGTGACGGACGAGTCGACGTTGCCCAGCACTCCGGGCACCAGCCGCGCCACCGCGTCCACCACCGCCAGGGCCGCCACCTCGCCGCCGGTGAGCACGAAGTCGCCCAGGGACAATTCGCCGTCCAGGTGCGCCATCACCCGCTCGTCCACGCCCTCGTAGCGGCCACACACGAGGATCAGCCCGGCCTCGTGGCGCACCAGTTCGCGCGCCGTGGCCTGGGTGAAGGTGGGTCCGCGGGGGCTCATCAGCAGCGCCTTCGCGCCCGGCTGCCGCGTCCGGGCGGCTTCAATCGCGGCCACCAGCGGGTCCGGCTTCATCACCATGCCGGCCCCGCCACCGTAGGGGGCGTCGTCCGTGACACGGTGCTTGCCCTCGGCGTACTCGCGCACGTCGGTGATGGTGGCGGACAGCAGGCCCTTCTCCTGGGCCTTCC contains these protein-coding regions:
- the rplS gene encoding 50S ribosomal protein L19, which codes for MRNAAIQHVEAKFLRQDVTAFRPGDSVRVHWKVKEGDKERVQAFEGVVIRLSGRAHRATFAVRKMSFGVGVERIFPLHSPRYERIEVLSRGDVNRSRLFYLRDLKGKAARVDVQEEPTPTPSKKAAAKA
- a CDS encoding sigma-54-dependent transcriptional regulator; this translates as MAKVLVIDDEANLRKVLAAMLRRDGFDVTVAENGEQGLAEFHKNGADIVVTDLVMPKVGGMEVLGTVRAANPDVPVIIITAHGTVDSAVDAIKAGAFDYITKPFDQAELSSVVAKAAKTNESARRSVRPDVKARAAIIGDSPQIQEVYKIIDKVADTPSTVLITGESGTGKELIATALHGASSRRDKPFIKINCAAIPATLLESELFGYERGAFTGAVTSKPGRFELADEGTLFLDEIGEIPVEMQVKLLRALQEGEFERVGGIKTTRVDVRLVAATNRDLQAEIEAGRFRKDLYYRLAVVPITLPALRERRSDIPMLARHFLDKYNRRLNKKIEGITDDAMALLQAYAWPGNIRELENLIERVLLFADGPFITGKDLPEPVRSGAGVQAGAVSSSSSPSMEVPTGEVGLKDIVRMKAAELERDLIVKKLDETGGNVTRAARLLQISRKSLQTKMKEFGLRDTTPDGQDDGSDE
- the trmD gene encoding tRNA (guanosine(37)-N1)-methyltransferase TrmD; amino-acid sequence: MSPPYPVEILTLFPGMVSSYLGASILGKAQEKGLLSATITDVREYAEGKHRVTDDAPYGGGAGMVMKPDPLVAAIEAARTRQPGAKALLMSPRGPTFTQATARELVRHEAGLILVCGRYEGVDERVMAHLDGELSLGDFVLTGGEVAALAVVDAVARLVPGVLGNVDSSVTESFEEGLLEHPQYTRPPVFRGAEVPAVLQSGDHARIARWRRWKSLILTRERRPDLFARLQLSAADQKLLARREEDL
- a CDS encoding chromosome segregation protein SMC, which gives rise to MQFAEVAVQNVRGFSPAGRFALKAGYLVLKPPTAEVSPLAGLSLALLFADGRGGDASFLTPGAKTGKAALTFVGVDGVTYRVLRELGGSGTLHRMNKATQQAELVTSDTSEIGQFLRGQVGLPPRTTFEQVYCLQAGQLPSRRPRKAAAAAKPDPKASGKYPSLASASTVAPAEDIPAAEAKLRALEQELVGSTEVDQLQFKVDGLTSEVFQTDQRLKGTEGLKVAIAEAEASWRAAPTPESLGLPQDIRNRVQRFPKVVAKRDEALARLNQDRDTEADVVPPSVAPLKENRTFWAGLGAGVLFLALGVGLGIGVDKTLRYVALLDIPAFGVAAFMALRHVDELQKASRKGSKDNRFEAREKKILDEFEAEAAPLRMAQKALGVEEMEEITPMLERKELLAARVVELKEQLATMEADPEYVSAITRRQELKHELEALNAELTQKGSYVRDIREVERELGRLKESIALARAPRPAAAPGPDGAPAPVEALEDPSPVLLSQASDIFTTDVSSVQAMLKDRCLQYLTALTDRRYQGIEWDREGRAFALASGRRIPVGELPPKDLDLYYLALRMTVVEKASARVKRPFLLEDVFAGMEEVKLPLIARMLKHLGTLTQVLHVTGHPGFAQMSDGTVNV
- a CDS encoding YraN family protein; translation: MGRAEPRERRQYGNAAEEAAVGFLEARGWRVLARNWTCRYGELDVVAEREDVVCFVEVRMRSTAVWGDPAHTVSFAKQRRVVKAALHYLFAHSLGERMMRFDVISVVGRGERATVEHIPGAFDAGM
- a CDS encoding M23 family metallopeptidase, with amino-acid sequence MRPNLPTLGAPPKRSPLGSVVAVSLILGASAGGVWWWKQRMAGATEQAAAAAPVAATDAGAVAAAPVAPPAPVDPVKAAGFERASVRIDGPLETALNGAAGADVGPALAQVVTRTLVWWVEVPGEILRGDTLDVLYQRRENEEPLVHAVRFTSGKLGKTLSAYRFQGEGDKNARYYLSTGDELEMRLEKSPIDDYEQVTSLLRDGRRHKGVDFRAPVGTPIKAPFNGVVKRKNWNWGSNGNCVELVESGGRGRRALFLHLDELSRDIKPGARFTTGQVIAASGNTGHSFAPHLHYQLMTQDDRVLDPFDQHKTFRRSLNTANKSLFESEVRRLDGLLGTSVAGK
- the rsmI gene encoding 16S rRNA (cytidine(1402)-2'-O)-methyltransferase, which codes for MAGTLYLVATPIGNLGDVTARALQTLRDVRFIACEDTRHSRVLLDHFGIGGKDLVSLPAFAEGQRAGRILDRITEGDDCALVTDAGSPAISDPGERLVAEALERGLTVVPIPGPTALVAALSASGLPTGRFHFLGFLPRKGAERRAMLEEVANLSATLVLYESPRRVGETLPDLLDAWGDRRACVARELTKLHEEFARGTLSELAARYAAEEPRGEVVVLVEGRTGERRWSEEELKKALEEGLSRGEKLKALSTELARRAGWAGQDVYRLGLSLKR